A DNA window from Sulfitobacter sp. BSw21498 contains the following coding sequences:
- the ypfJ gene encoding KPN_02809 family neutral zinc metallopeptidase, which yields MRLRGIRRSKNVEVRRGGGGGGAGRAGGLGIVGVLAVLAIGYFTGIDVSPLLGGGGTPQTQQGAPVSESDGEATQFTAQVLATTEDVWGEIFPQQLGREYVPPKLVVFSNVTQSACGGASGATGPFYCPADEKAYIDTQFFDLLAQRMGAGGDFAAAYVIAHEVAHHVQNELGILPQVDALRRQSSTAEANALTVRLELMADCLSGIWAKNVQGLMERGDLNEALNAARKIGDDHLQRQAGRVPQPHTFTHGTSEQRSSWFQRGFDSGQVGQCDTFAAEQL from the coding sequence ATGCGGTTGCGTGGCATCAGACGAAGCAAAAACGTAGAGGTGCGCCGCGGCGGGGGCGGTGGGGGCGCCGGTCGTGCGGGCGGTCTGGGGATCGTCGGCGTTCTGGCTGTGCTGGCAATCGGGTATTTTACCGGAATAGACGTATCACCCTTGCTCGGTGGTGGCGGCACGCCGCAAACCCAGCAGGGCGCACCCGTGTCTGAAAGTGACGGCGAAGCCACGCAATTTACTGCACAGGTTCTGGCAACCACAGAAGACGTCTGGGGCGAGATTTTCCCACAGCAGTTGGGCCGTGAATATGTCCCGCCCAAGCTTGTCGTCTTTTCAAACGTGACGCAAAGTGCGTGTGGCGGCGCATCTGGTGCGACGGGCCCGTTTTACTGTCCTGCCGATGAAAAGGCCTATATCGACACGCAATTCTTTGACCTTCTGGCACAGCGCATGGGGGCAGGCGGGGATTTCGCCGCCGCGTATGTCATTGCGCACGAGGTCGCCCACCATGTGCAAAACGAACTGGGTATCCTGCCTCAGGTCGACGCATTGCGCCGCCAGTCCTCCACCGCAGAGGCGAATGCCCTGACGGTCCGGCTTGAACTGATGGCCGATTGTCTGTCCGGCATATGGGCCAAAAACGTCCAGGGTCTGATGGAGCGCGGCGACCTGAACGAGGCATTGAACGCCGCCCGCAAGATCGGCGATGACCATTTGCAACGGCAGGCCGGTCGCGTCCCGCAACCGCATACCTTTACCCATGGCACGTCCGAACAACGCTCAAGCTGGTTCCAGCGCGGGTTTGACAGCGGTCAGGTCGGGCAATGCGATACCTTTGCCGCAGAGCAGCTGTAA
- the nudC gene encoding NAD(+) diphosphatase, which translates to MKHAETVTFGGSALDRAGEVRADKEAVAALRADDAARAILFWRGKVLVDPARPASLVRLPLDHPALADAGSAPILLGREDGAARFAYDLSPWMPDEIFDPRQLGSFVDQSEQRHPMLPPEYVFVEMRQVMTWLTPRDAELAATGKAILAWHESHGYCARCGFETVVNDAGWQRNCPACRASHFPRTDPVVIMLITHGNSVLMGRSPGWPEGMFSLLAGFVEPGETLEAAVRREVFEEAGVQVGAVSYLASQPWPFPASLMFGCAGEATSSEITIDPKEIEAAMWVTKEEMMDVFAGQHPTIKPARKGAIAHFLLQNWLADTLD; encoded by the coding sequence ATGAAGCATGCCGAGACGGTGACTTTCGGAGGGTCCGCACTGGATCGTGCCGGAGAGGTCCGCGCCGACAAAGAGGCCGTGGCAGCATTGCGCGCAGATGATGCCGCCCGGGCTATCCTGTTCTGGCGGGGCAAGGTGTTGGTTGATCCCGCGCGCCCTGCGTCTCTTGTGCGGTTGCCGCTGGATCATCCCGCACTGGCCGATGCCGGTTCCGCCCCGATCTTGCTGGGGCGCGAAGACGGTGCTGCGCGCTTTGCCTATGACCTGTCACCGTGGATGCCGGACGAGATATTCGATCCGCGCCAGCTGGGGTCTTTTGTGGATCAAAGCGAACAGCGCCACCCGATGCTGCCGCCCGAATATGTGTTTGTCGAAATGCGCCAGGTGATGACATGGCTCACCCCGCGCGACGCCGAACTGGCCGCGACGGGCAAGGCGATTTTGGCGTGGCATGAAAGCCACGGCTATTGCGCCCGCTGCGGGTTTGAAACGGTGGTGAACGACGCGGGTTGGCAACGCAATTGCCCCGCTTGCCGCGCCTCGCATTTCCCGCGCACCGATCCGGTTGTGATCATGCTGATTACCCATGGCAACTCTGTCCTGATGGGCCGGTCGCCGGGGTGGCCCGAGGGTATGTTCTCCCTTCTGGCGGGGTTCGTCGAACCGGGTGAAACGCTCGAGGCCGCGGTGCGCCGCGAGGTCTTTGAAGAGGCCGGCGTTCAGGTCGGCGCTGTCAGCTACCTTGCCAGCCAACCTTGGCCGTTTCCCGCATCGCTTATGTTCGGCTGCGCCGGAGAGGCGACCAGCAGCGAGATCACAATCGACCCCAAGGAAATCGAAGCGGCAATGTGGGTCACCAAAGAAGAGATGATGGATGTCTTCGCCGGACAGCACCCCACAATCAAACCGGCCCGCAAAGGGGCGATTGCCCATTTCCTGTTACAAAACTGGCTTGCGGATACGCTGGACTAA
- a CDS encoding SRPBCC family protein, with protein sequence MKFSTKEDIDAPIDAVFDMLCEFDQFERAAMRRGAEVQRVDQLAEPGAGMLWEAAFDMRGKRRALQVEMDRFERPTEMKLETRSQGLTGDMSFDLVALSRSRTRIMVALDLKPQNLSARLLVQSLKLAKNALTKKFKKRVGDYAKDMEERYHKPR encoded by the coding sequence ATGAAATTTTCAACCAAAGAAGACATCGACGCGCCGATTGATGCGGTATTCGACATGCTGTGCGAATTTGACCAGTTCGAACGTGCCGCCATGCGCCGCGGTGCCGAGGTCCAGCGCGTGGATCAGTTGGCAGAACCGGGGGCGGGGATGCTGTGGGAAGCTGCCTTTGACATGCGCGGCAAGCGCCGCGCGCTTCAAGTCGAGATGGACCGTTTCGAACGCCCGACAGAGATGAAGCTGGAAACCCGGTCGCAGGGGCTGACCGGCGACATGAGCTTTGATCTGGTCGCCCTGTCGCGCAGCCGCACCCGCATCATGGTCGCGCTTGACCTCAAGCCGCAAAACCTGTCGGCGCGTCTTTTGGTGCAATCGTTGAAGCTGGCCAAAAACGCGCTGACCAAGAAGTTCAAGAAACGTGTTGGCGACTATGCCAAGGACATGGAAGAACGCTACCACAAACCCCGCTAG
- a CDS encoding prephenate dehydratase, with the protein MTHKSAPRIAFQGALGAYSHEACLQARPDMVPVPCMTFEGVIRAVREGRADLAMLPVENSTYGRVADIHRLLPQSGLRIIGEAFVRVRISLMAHDGVKLEDIKHVRAHMVLIPQARSWLDAHGITSEAAADSAGAAADLAVSDERDVGVLASEVAADIHGLKVLARDIEDLDHNTTRFLLMSPELDQTRRADNMLTTFVFQVRNIPAALYKALGGFATNGVNMTKLESYMAGGSFTATQFYADIEGHPQDPAVARAMEELEHFTNVIEILGVYPAHPDRHGR; encoded by the coding sequence ATGACCCATAAAAGCGCGCCGCGCATCGCTTTTCAAGGCGCTTTGGGGGCCTATAGCCACGAAGCCTGCCTGCAGGCCCGCCCCGACATGGTCCCCGTGCCTTGCATGACCTTCGAAGGCGTCATCCGCGCCGTCCGCGAAGGCCGTGCCGATCTGGCAATGCTGCCGGTCGAGAACTCTACCTACGGGCGCGTCGCGGACATTCACCGGCTTTTGCCACAAAGCGGGCTGCGCATCATCGGCGAGGCATTTGTGCGGGTACGCATCAGCCTGATGGCCCATGACGGCGTCAAGCTCGAAGACATCAAACACGTGCGCGCGCATATGGTGTTGATCCCGCAGGCGCGCAGCTGGCTGGATGCCCATGGCATCACCTCAGAGGCCGCAGCCGACAGCGCGGGTGCGGCGGCTGATCTTGCCGTGTCGGATGAACGTGACGTGGGCGTTCTGGCAAGCGAGGTCGCGGCGGATATTCACGGGCTCAAGGTGCTGGCCCGCGACATCGAAGACCTGGACCACAACACCACGCGCTTTTTGCTGATGTCGCCCGAGCTGGACCAGACACGCCGCGCGGACAATATGCTGACCACCTTTGTGTTTCAGGTGCGCAACATCCCCGCAGCGCTGTACAAGGCCTTGGGCGGATTTGCGACGAATGGCGTCAACATGACCAAGCTGGAAAGCTATATGGCGGGCGGGTCGTTCACGGCGACGCAGTTTTACGCTGACATCGAAGGCCACCCCCAAGACCCCGCCGTCGCCCGCGCGATGGAAGAGCTGGAACACTTCACCAATGTGATCGAAATTCTAGGCGTCTACCCCGCGCACCCCGACCGTCACGGCAGATAA
- a CDS encoding c-type cytochrome, with protein MFDTMTVTKIAAGLFGAWLVLLLGKFAGEELYHANAHGEQGYVIEVADASAGGAAEETVDFAEILAAADPSNGEKVFRKCSACHKAEDGANAVGPYLYGVVGRPVDGADGYASYSGALEKAADTWTPENLNAFLTKPAGFAPGTTMGFAGLPKIEDRADVIAYLDSLDN; from the coding sequence ATGTTCGATACAATGACCGTTACCAAAATCGCTGCCGGCCTGTTTGGCGCTTGGCTTGTCCTTCTGCTTGGCAAATTCGCGGGCGAAGAGCTTTATCATGCGAACGCGCATGGCGAACAGGGCTATGTCATTGAAGTGGCTGATGCTTCTGCTGGTGGTGCCGCCGAAGAAACAGTGGATTTCGCTGAAATCCTCGCCGCGGCTGACCCGTCCAACGGCGAAAAGGTTTTCCGCAAATGCTCCGCTTGCCACAAGGCCGAAGACGGTGCGAACGCGGTTGGCCCCTATCTTTATGGTGTCGTCGGACGTCCGGTTGATGGGGCTGATGGTTATGCATCCTATTCCGGCGCGCTTGAGAAAGCCGCGGACACATGGACACCTGAAAACCTGAACGCGTTCCTGACCAAGCCTGCGGGTTTTGCACCGGGCACCACCATGGGTTTTGCAGGTCTGCCCAAGATCGAAGACCGGGCAGATGTCATCGCCTATCTCGACAGCCTGGACAACTGA
- a CDS encoding extracellular solute-binding protein, whose amino-acid sequence MPRTHARADTKSQTPLLRVAGAALLVFGVAMLGGAAWGQDDTAQGSGDIITSHGYSFYGDLKYPADYTHFDYVNPDAPKGGEISISTLGTFDSMNPYSRKGRGGALSTVMYESLLGEGVGGETVPADVYGEAYCLLCESLEYPESKDWVIFHMRQDATFSTGDPVTAHDIAFSHNLLLDQGLKSYADAVRKLIPEVEVIDDYTIKFYFSPGVSRRSLIEQVGGVPAWSKKWYEETGARLDESRLETSPGSGPYMIDSIDVNRRIVYKRNPDYWGKDLPFNVGRNNFDSIRVEYFGDENSAFEAFKAGEYTFRTEGSSKQWASSYDFPKVTAGQVVKEDIPDGSPPTPSGIVFNLGREVLQDKRVREAVALGFNFEWTNESLQYGLFKPRASFTQDTPLMATGTPQGAELALLESLGDVVPEALLTQDAVVPHTSEASRLLDRRNLRRAMKLLDEAGWAVGDDGKRYNAQGKPLQLRFLLNSSGSATLSAVVENFMSNLQNMGINAVLEKVDSSQYTARERDRDYDMVYDSYAAFLGTGTGLEQRYGSEAAAYSLFNPAGLASPLVDAIVTASLAADTKEEEDASLMALDRALRYEFFMIPTWYNDSFWTAYYDQYDHPETQPPYALGYLDFWWYDADKADALRAAGALR is encoded by the coding sequence ATGCCCCGGACCCATGCCCGTGCTGACACAAAATCGCAAACCCCCCTGCTGCGCGTCGCTGGCGCGGCTTTACTTGTCTTTGGGGTGGCGATGCTGGGCGGGGCGGCTTGGGGGCAGGATGATACCGCACAAGGCAGCGGCGATATCATCACCTCGCACGGGTATTCCTTTTACGGCGATCTGAAATACCCCGCCGATTACACCCATTTCGACTATGTGAATCCCGACGCACCCAAGGGGGGCGAGATTTCAATCTCGACGCTTGGGACGTTTGATTCGATGAACCCCTATTCACGCAAGGGCCGCGGCGGCGCGCTGAGCACGGTGATGTACGAAAGCCTGTTGGGCGAGGGCGTTGGCGGAGAGACCGTGCCCGCCGATGTCTACGGCGAAGCCTATTGCCTGCTGTGCGAGAGCCTTGAATACCCCGAGAGCAAGGACTGGGTGATCTTTCACATGCGCCAGGATGCCACATTCTCGACCGGTGATCCTGTGACGGCCCATGATATCGCGTTCAGCCACAACCTGCTACTTGATCAGGGGCTGAAGTCCTATGCCGATGCGGTGCGCAAGTTGATCCCCGAGGTCGAGGTGATCGACGATTACACCATCAAGTTCTATTTTAGCCCCGGCGTGTCGCGCCGCAGCCTGATCGAACAGGTCGGCGGTGTGCCTGCTTGGTCCAAAAAATGGTACGAGGAAACCGGCGCTCGGCTGGACGAATCGCGGCTTGAAACCTCGCCCGGGTCTGGCCCGTATATGATCGACAGCATCGATGTGAACCGTCGGATCGTTTACAAGCGCAACCCCGATTACTGGGGCAAGGATTTGCCGTTCAACGTGGGCCGCAACAACTTTGACAGCATCCGCGTGGAATACTTCGGCGACGAGAATTCGGCGTTCGAGGCGTTCAAGGCGGGTGAATATACCTTCCGCACCGAGGGCAGCTCGAAACAATGGGCATCATCCTATGACTTTCCCAAAGTGACCGCAGGGCAGGTCGTGAAAGAGGATATTCCCGACGGGTCACCGCCCACGCCCTCGGGCATTGTGTTCAACCTTGGCCGCGAGGTGTTGCAAGACAAGCGCGTGCGCGAGGCCGTGGCGTTGGGGTTCAACTTTGAATGGACCAATGAATCGCTGCAATACGGACTGTTCAAACCGCGTGCATCGTTTACCCAAGATACCCCGCTGATGGCCACGGGCACGCCCCAAGGGGCCGAGCTGGCGCTGCTGGAAAGCCTTGGCGATGTCGTGCCAGAGGCGCTGCTGACGCAAGACGCCGTAGTGCCGCATACCTCTGAGGCGAGCCGCCTGTTGGACCGTCGCAACCTGCGCCGCGCGATGAAACTGCTGGACGAGGCCGGTTGGGCCGTGGGCGACGACGGCAAACGCTATAATGCGCAGGGCAAACCGCTGCAGCTGCGGTTTTTGTTGAACTCGTCCGGATCGGCCACGCTGTCGGCGGTCGTCGAAAACTTTATGTCGAATTTGCAGAACATGGGCATCAATGCCGTGCTGGAGAAAGTCGACAGCTCCCAATACACAGCACGCGAACGCGACCGCGATTATGACATGGTGTATGACAGCTATGCCGCGTTTCTGGGCACGGGCACCGGGCTGGAACAGCGCTATGGGTCAGAGGCAGCTGCCTATTCGCTGTTCAACCCTGCGGGGCTTGCCAGTCCGCTGGTCGATGCGATCGTGACCGCGTCGCTTGCCGCCGACACCAAAGAGGAAGAGGACGCCAGCCTGATGGCGCTGGATCGGGCGCTGCGGTATGAGTTTTTCATGATCCCGACCTGGTATAACGACAGCTTCTGGACGGCCTATTATGACCAGTACGACCACCCCGAAACGCAGCCGCCCTATGCTTTGGGCTATCTCGATTTCTGGTGGTACGACGCGGACAAAGCAGACGCCTTGCGCGCTGCGGGCGCACTGAGGTAA
- a CDS encoding microcin C ABC transporter permease YejB has translation MGAYILRRLLLIIPTLLGIMLINFALVQFVPGGPVEQAIARIQGGGDVFEGFSGGGSDAGNAVDTGGNENYVGARGLPPEFIAELEKEFGFDKPPVERFVNMLWNYMRFDFGDSYFRSISVIELIKEKLPVSITLGLWSTLIAYLVSIPLGIRKAVKDGTAFDTWTSGAIIAAYAIPGFLFAILLLVLFAGGSYWQIFPLRGLTSDNFDQLSPLGKVADYFWHITLPVLASTISAFATLTLLTKNSFLDEIKKQYVVTARAKGLSERKVLYGHVFRNAMLIVIAGFPAVFIGVFFGGSLIIETIFSLDGLGRLGFEAAVARDYPIVFGTLFIFGLIGLVVGILSDLMYVVVDPRIDFEKREG, from the coding sequence ATGGGCGCATATATTCTTCGACGGCTGTTGCTGATCATTCCGACTTTGCTGGGGATCATGTTGATCAACTTTGCACTGGTGCAGTTCGTGCCCGGTGGTCCGGTTGAACAGGCGATCGCGCGTATTCAGGGCGGCGGTGACGTGTTCGAAGGGTTCTCGGGCGGGGGATCGGATGCGGGCAATGCGGTCGATACGGGCGGCAACGAGAATTACGTTGGCGCACGCGGCCTGCCGCCTGAGTTTATCGCAGAGCTTGAGAAAGAGTTCGGTTTTGACAAACCGCCGGTAGAGCGGTTCGTGAACATGCTGTGGAATTACATGCGGTTCGATTTCGGTGATAGCTATTTCCGGTCGATCAGTGTGATCGAGTTGATCAAGGAAAAGCTGCCGGTGTCGATCACGCTCGGGCTTTGGTCCACGTTGATCGCCTATCTCGTGTCGATCCCTTTGGGCATCCGCAAGGCGGTCAAGGATGGCACGGCGTTTGATACCTGGACATCCGGCGCGATTATCGCGGCCTATGCGATTCCCGGTTTTCTGTTCGCGATCCTGTTGCTGGTGCTGTTTGCCGGTGGGTCCTATTGGCAGATATTCCCGCTGCGGGGGCTGACCTCGGATAACTTTGACCAGCTGAGCCCCCTGGGCAAGGTCGCTGATTATTTCTGGCACATCACGCTGCCGGTGCTGGCCTCGACCATCTCGGCCTTTGCGACGCTGACGTTGCTGACCAAGAACAGCTTTCTCGACGAGATCAAAAAGCAATATGTCGTCACGGCACGGGCCAAAGGGCTGTCAGAACGCAAAGTGCTGTACGGCCATGTGTTCCGCAACGCGATGCTGATCGTGATCGCGGGCTTTCCGGCAGTGTTTATCGGCGTGTTCTTTGGCGGATCGCTGATCATCGAGACGATCTTTAGCCTTGATGGCTTGGGCCGTCTGGGCTTCGAAGCGGCGGTCGCACGGGATTACCCCATCGTGTTCGGGACACTGTTCATCTTTGGCCTCATCGGCTTGGTGGTCGGTATCCTGTCTGACCTGATGTATGTGGTAGTTGATCCGCGCATCGACTTTGAAAAACGCGAGGGCTGA
- a CDS encoding ABC transporter permease, producing MALSPLNQRRWRNFTRNRRAYWSLWIFAILFGISLFAEFVANDKPILVNYRGDYYMPIFKFYPETEFGGDFLTEAVYRDPEVQCLIASGGLIDCLDDPEGIIEDAQDGDVAGEAIAAGWSIWPPIPYSFNTAVDRPGAAPLPPNGQNLLGTDGTKRDVLARVIHGFRLSIIFTLIVTGAASLIGIIAGAVQGFFGGWTDLIFQRVIEIWTSTPSLYVIIIMFAILGRSFWLLVFLLVLFSWTSLVGVVRAEFLRARNLEYVRAARALGVGNMTIMFRHMLPNAMVAMLTMLPFIITGTISTLAILDFLGFGLPSSAPSLGELTLQAKQNLQAPWLAFTAFFTFATMLSLLIFIFEGIRDAFDPRKTFS from the coding sequence ATGGCGCTATCCCCGCTGAACCAACGCCGCTGGCGTAACTTTACCCGCAACCGTCGGGCGTATTGGAGCCTTTGGATTTTCGCGATCCTGTTCGGGATTTCGCTGTTCGCTGAATTTGTGGCCAACGACAAGCCGATCCTCGTGAACTACCGCGGCGACTATTACATGCCGATTTTCAAGTTCTATCCCGAGACGGAATTCGGCGGTGATTTCCTGACCGAAGCGGTCTACCGCGACCCCGAGGTGCAGTGTCTGATTGCGTCTGGCGGGCTGATCGACTGTCTGGACGATCCCGAGGGGATCATAGAAGACGCGCAGGATGGCGACGTCGCGGGCGAGGCGATTGCGGCGGGCTGGTCGATCTGGCCGCCCATTCCGTATAGCTTTAACACCGCCGTGGACCGGCCCGGTGCGGCCCCGCTGCCGCCCAACGGGCAGAACCTGCTGGGCACCGATGGCACCAAGCGTGACGTGCTGGCGCGGGTGATCCACGGGTTCCGTCTGTCGATTATCTTTACCTTGATCGTGACCGGTGCGGCATCGCTGATCGGGATCATCGCGGGGGCGGTGCAGGGGTTCTTTGGCGGCTGGACCGATCTGATTTTCCAGCGCGTGATCGAGATATGGACGTCGACCCCGTCGCTGTATGTGATCATCATCATGTTTGCCATTCTGGGACGCAGTTTCTGGCTGCTTGTGTTCTTGCTGGTGCTGTTCAGTTGGACGTCGCTGGTGGGTGTTGTACGTGCGGAATTCCTGCGGGCGCGTAACCTTGAATATGTGCGTGCGGCGCGCGCACTTGGAGTGGGGAATATGACGATCATGTTCCGCCACATGCTGCCCAACGCGATGGTCGCGATGCTGACGATGCTGCCGTTTATCATTACCGGCACGATCAGCACGCTCGCGATCCTTGATTTTCTGGGCTTCGGCCTGCCGTCGTCGGCACCGTCTTTGGGCGAGCTGACCTTGCAAGCCAAACAGAACCTGCAAGCGCCCTGGCTGGCGTTTACCGCGTTCTTTACCTTTGCCACCATGCTGTCGCTGCTGATCTTCATTTTCGAAGGAATCCGCGACGCCTTTGACCCGAGAAAGACGTTCTCATGA
- a CDS encoding ABC transporter ATP-binding protein, protein MTPSTPSAAVLQVEDLRVSFRQEGALTHAVKGVSFSVQRGETVALVGESGSGKSVSALSTVSLLGDSAEVSGSVLYDGQQMVGANEKLLRKVRGNDISFIFQEPMTSLNPLHTIEKQLSESLALHQGVAGAAARSRILELLDKVGIIDAESRLGAYPHQLSGGQRQRVMIAMALANKPDVLIADEPTTALDVTIQAQILDLLKELKDSEGMGLLFITHDLGIVRRIADRVCVMKQGEIVEHGPTNEIFENPQHPYTIKLLGAEPSGRPDPVPQDAEVIASTDHLKVWFPIQKGFMRKTVDHVKAVNDASLSVRAGETLGIVGESGSGKTTLALAIMRLIASEGGIRFMGQDVRSWSTGQLRRLRKDMQIVFQDPFGSLSPRMTCMQIIAEGLSVHKVDPDRNPRELVHDVMIEVGLDPATMDRYPHEFSGGQRQRIAIARAMVLRPKLLVLDEPTSALDMTVQVQIVDLLRNLQRKYGLAYLFISHDLKVVRAMSHKVMVMKRGDVVEYGDVDTLYDNPKSEYTRTLLQATT, encoded by the coding sequence ATGACGCCTTCGACCCCGTCCGCTGCGGTGCTGCAAGTTGAAGACCTGCGCGTGTCCTTCCGTCAGGAAGGTGCGTTGACCCATGCGGTCAAGGGCGTGAGCTTTTCCGTGCAGCGCGGAGAAACCGTGGCGCTGGTGGGGGAGTCCGGTTCGGGTAAATCCGTGTCAGCCCTGAGCACGGTGTCGCTGTTGGGCGACAGCGCGGAGGTCTCGGGATCGGTGCTGTATGACGGGCAGCAGATGGTCGGCGCGAATGAAAAGCTGCTGCGCAAGGTGCGCGGCAATGACATCAGCTTTATCTTCCAAGAGCCGATGACATCGTTGAACCCGCTGCACACGATCGAGAAACAGCTGTCGGAATCACTGGCGCTGCATCAGGGCGTGGCGGGGGCGGCAGCGCGGTCGCGGATTCTAGAATTGTTGGACAAGGTCGGGATCATTGACGCCGAAAGCCGGCTGGGGGCGTACCCGCACCAGCTGTCGGGTGGGCAACGGCAACGTGTGATGATTGCGATGGCGCTGGCCAACAAGCCCGACGTGCTGATCGCGGATGAACCGACCACGGCGCTGGATGTAACCATTCAGGCGCAAATCCTTGATCTGTTGAAAGAGCTGAAAGACAGCGAGGGCATGGGCCTGTTGTTCATCACCCATGATCTGGGGATCGTGCGGCGCATTGCGGACCGCGTCTGCGTGATGAAACAGGGCGAGATCGTTGAGCACGGCCCCACGAACGAGATTTTCGAGAACCCGCAGCACCCCTATACGATCAAGCTGCTGGGGGCCGAACCATCGGGCCGCCCCGACCCTGTGCCACAAGATGCCGAAGTCATTGCCAGTACCGACCATCTGAAGGTCTGGTTCCCGATCCAGAAGGGGTTCATGCGCAAGACCGTGGATCACGTGAAGGCGGTCAACGACGCCTCTTTATCTGTGCGCGCCGGAGAGACCTTGGGCATCGTCGGCGAATCCGGTTCTGGCAAGACGACGCTGGCATTGGCCATCATGCGGCTGATCGCCTCCGAAGGGGGCATCCGCTTTATGGGGCAAGACGTGCGCAGTTGGTCCACGGGGCAATTGCGCCGGCTGCGCAAGGATATGCAGATCGTGTTTCAGGACCCGTTTGGCAGCCTGTCGCCGCGGATGACCTGTATGCAGATCATCGCCGAAGGGCTGAGCGTGCATAAGGTCGACCCGGACCGAAACCCGCGTGAGCTGGTGCATGATGTGATGATCGAGGTGGGGTTGGACCCTGCCACGATGGACCGGTATCCGCATGAATTTTCCGGCGGTCAGCGTCAACGGATCGCGATTGCGCGGGCGATGGTGCTGCGGCCCAAACTGCTGGTGCTGGACGAGCCGACCTCGGCGCTGGACATGACCGTGCAGGTGCAGATCGTGGACCTGCTACGCAATCTACAGCGCAAATACGGGCTGGCGTATCTGTTCATCAGCCACGACCTTAAGGTCGTGCGCGCGATGTCGCATAAGGTGATGGTGATGAAGCGGGGGGATGTGGTCGAATACGGCGACGTTGATACGCTTTATGACAACCCAAAGTCAGAGTATACGCGCACCTTGTTGCAGGCGACGACCTGA